The Lasioglossum baleicum chromosome 12, iyLasBale1, whole genome shotgun sequence genome includes a region encoding these proteins:
- the Myc gene encoding bHLH transcription factor Myc, with protein sequence MPVPVWDCSDLGLIDEPLDTATVVSDDIWKKFDLDFPLDRVVDAQYLDMYHERTYDDGVLPDVAYDKMTCLESREIRHHDCMWAGLCISKEHNRTLPAKKDSQIQKRIPAGRSLLISRASTVLATTMSMQQQQQCRARSLESDGDSTRPDTPQTSGTSDTETEDEGPFFRHDQINIHEKLSECMSEAVTKAVPVSEVTGQLVRFHDRRKEEDKGQCQVHKEINVRNTHSDHCYHLNQPIGKNLEHLGVQTPSDSEEEEIDVVTFEKPCRPAALPTYPSPADQQHFQLTVNTAFKEKVPAPRPRGRPPSNPARKRTAQPEYKPVKRARQRPYQRRNKVSRCMTTSSLSSSPTPSPPMKIAPPTASRSSSDDELDTEKRSLHNNMERQRRIELRNAFEELRVLVPAVESKEKAPKVAILRQAAVYCDMLNEIGQITVSKVTELRRRQEKLRAKLSQLRRSLAMTR encoded by the exons TCGACCTGGACTTCCCGCTGGACCGAGTGGTGGACGCACAATACTTGGACATGTATCACGAGCGGACGTACGACGACGGTGTTCTGCCGGATGTCGCGTACGACAAGATGACCTGTCTGGAATCGCGGGAGATACGTCACCACGATTGCATGTGGGCAGGTCTGTGCATCAGCAAAGAACACAATAGGACGTTACCGGCGAAGAAGGACTCGCAGATACAGAAGAGAATACCGGCGGGACGTAGTTTATTGATATCCCGAGCGAGCACTGTGCTGGCGACGACAATGTCaatgcagcaacagcaacagtgCCGCGCAAGAAGCTTGGAGAGCGACGGCGATTCAACGAGACCCGACACACCGCAGACTTCGGGTACCTCCGACACCGAGACTGAGGACGAGGGACCTTTCTTCAGACACGATCAGATCAATATACACGAGAAACTGTCCGAGTGCATGTCAGAGGCGGTTACCAAGGCTGTGCCAGTGAGCGAGGTCACCGGTCAGCTGGTCAGGTTCCACGACAGGAGGAAAGAGGAGGATAAAGGTCAGTGTCAAGTGCACAAGGAAATCAATGTCAGGAATACCCACAGCGATCACTGCTATCACCTCAATCAGCCTATTGGCAAGAATCTGGAACACCTTGGCGTACAGACACCCTCCGATTCCG aagaagaagagatcGACGTGGTAACGTTCGAGAAACCGTGCAGACCCGCAGCGTTGCCGACGTACCCGAGCCCGGCGGACCAGCAGCACTTCCAGCTAACAGTGAACACGGCGTTCAAAGAAAAGGTTCCAGCGCCTAGACCGCGTGGTAGACCGCCATCGAATCCAGCGCGGAAGAGAACCGCGCAGCCGGAATACAAGCCAGTGAAACGGGCGCGTCAGAGGCCGTACCAGAGGAGAAACAAGGTAAGCCGATGTATGACAACGTCGTCGCTGTCTTCGTCGCCGACGCCGTCGCCACCGATGAAAATCGCCCCGCCAACGGCGTCGAGAAGTTCGTCGGACGATGAGCTGGACACGGAGAAGAGGAGTTTGCACAATAACATGGAGCGTCAGAGGCGGATAGAGCTGCGGAACGCGTTCGAGGAGCTGCGAGTGTTGGTGCCAGCGGTCGAGTCCAAGGAGAAGGCACCGAAAGTCGCGATCCTGAGGCAGGCAGCGGTGTACTGTGATATGTTGAACGAGATCGGTCAGATCACCGTGTCCAAGGTGACGGAGCTACGAAGGCGGCAGGAGAAGCTCCGAGCGAAGCTGAGCCAGCTGCGGAGGAGTCTCGCCATGACGCGTTAA